The genomic interval TACCCACCGAGCCTCAGCGGGCGTCCTCGACCGCCGACTCCACGACCTCTCGCACCCGCTCGGCCAGCGCGTCCACGTCGTCGCTTTCGGCGTAGAGGCGGACGTAGGGCTCGGTGCCGCTGGGGCGAACCAGCGCCCACGAGCCGTCGGAGAAAGCGAGCCGGACGCCGTGTTCGGTGGCCACATCGCCCTCCGGGAAGGCGTCGGGAAGCGCGCTTTCCAGCGCCGCCATCACCGCGGGCTTGTGGCTGTCGGGACAGTCGACGCTCACCTTCCGGTAGGGCCGCTCCGTGATGGCGGCTCGGCGCCGGCCCAGCCCCTCCGCCGCGAGGAGGCGGGTCAGCACGGCCGCGCTCGCGACGCCGTCTATCCACCCGCCGAAGGCCGGATGGACGTGTTTCCAGGGTTCGGCGGCGAAGACGACCTCGGTGACCTCGTCGTCGCTCCCCGCCTCGCGGCGCTCGCGGGCGATGCCTTCGTGGAGCGCTCCGAGTCGGACCCGCTCTACCCGTCCGCCCGCTGCCCTGACCCGCTCGTCGATGCGCCCGGAGGCGTTGGGCGTGGTCACGACTACTGGGTCAGCGGCGTCCGACGCTCTGGTGTAGTGTTCGGCCAGCATCGCCACCACGGTGTCCTCGTGGACGATGCCCCCCTCGTCGTCGACCACGACGATACGGTCGGCGTCGCCGTCGTGGGCGAACCCCAGGTCGACACCCGCTTCGGCGACGAAAGAACGGAACTGGGCGAGCGTATCGGGAGTCGGCTTGCTCCCGCGGGCCGGGAAGTGGCCGTCGACGTTGGCCTCCGTGGCGACCACCTCGGCGCCGAGCTCCCGGAGGACCTGTGGCGTCGCCACGCCGGCCATCCCGTTGCCACAGTCGACGGCGACGGTCAGGCGCTCGGGGCCGCCACCGTGCTGTCGGGCGTAGTCGGCTACCGCGTCGCGATACAGCGGCAGGACCGTCTCCGGCTTCGAATCGCCCCACCGGTCCCACGCCGCGGTGTCGACGCCCGCCTCGACCCGCTCGGTGATGCGTCCCTCCGCTTCGTCGCCGTACTCCCGGCCGTCGACGAACAGCTTCAGCCCGTTGTCCGTCGGCGGGTTGTGACTGGCGGTCACCATCACGCCGCGGCGGCCCCGCGAGGCGTAGGCGAGCGCCGGCGTGGGCACCTGCCCCACGCGAACCACGTCGACACCGGCGCTCACCAGCCCCGACGCGAGGCCGTCGGCGAGCGCCGGCGACGTGACTCGACCGTCGTGGCCGACGACGAACTCGTTCCCGTCCTGACCGGCCGCGCGGCCGACCCGGAGCGCGAGCTCGGGCGTTACTCGCTCGTCGACCCGTCCGCGGATGCCGGCCGTCCCGAACAGCTTCATACCGGTACTCCGGCGTCTCGTCGTTTAGTTCCCCCGGCTCCGCTTTCCGTTTCGTCGGGTTCGAGCGCGCCGGAGACGCGACTCGAACCCCTCCTCACGACGGTTTGCAATACGGCGTTCCCACAGATCGCCGAGGGCGACCGCGGAAACCCCGTGCCGTAAAAAGTACGTTTATAGAAGCTCGTCGAAGTCGTAGCCGTTGATGTCGACGCCCTCGGCCGTCACGTCGGCGAGGTAGACACCGTTGCCCGAGCCGGTGTCGCGCTCTGCGGCGGCGTTGATAGCGGCCGCGGCCACTTCCTTCGCTTCCTCGTTGGTCATGTCGTCCTCGTAGCGGTCCTCCAGCGTCCCGTAGGCGACGGTCAGGCCCGAGCCGGTGACGGTGTAGTCGTCCTGCATGACGCCGCCGGCGGGGTCGATGGAGTAGACGTGGTGGCCGTCGTCGTCGACGCCGCCCAGAATCGGGTTGATGGCGAAGAACGGGCCGCCCCTGGCGAAGTTACCCGCGAGCGTCGAGAGGGCCTGCATGCTCATGTTCTCGCCGCGGCGAGCCTCGTAGAGGTTCACTTCGGCGCGCAGCGAGCGGATGAAAGACTGGGCGCCGCCGACGCTGCCGACCAGCGTGAGCGCGGCGGTCGGGTGGATCTCCTCTACTTTCTGGACGTTCTTGTTGGAGACGAAGCGGCCGCCGAGCGAGGCACGCATGTCGGTGGCGATGACGACGCCTTCGCTGGTGGTGATGCCGATGGTCGTGGTTCCGGTCTTGTTGACCTTCTCCGTGTCCTGACCGGAGCGGTCCGGCAGGGAGCCGACCTCCGGCTCGTAGGGGTCGGTCTGGAACTCGTCAGCTGTCTGTGGCTGGGAAAACGGCGTGTTCGGCTCGTTCATTATCGCCCGGTAGCAGGCGGGCGCTGATAAAACTGTGGACCTGCCCGCTTACTCCCGGGACTGTTCGTAGGCGTCGTTGAGCCCGGCCACCGCTCGGTCGACGGGGAGTCGAAAGCCCAGGCGTTCGGTGACCATCGCCACGGGGAGCAGGACGATGCCGGCGAGCAGAGTGAGCTGGTACAGTGCGAATATCGTTGCGGTGTGCAGTCGGGCAGCCATTTCGCTTCAGTCGAGTCGTGGGACGACCCCGTATATAAATATTCGGGCCCGAACCGGCGTGTGTCGCATCGTTCGTGAAGAACCACAGCGCCGCAGTCTTGCGGTTCACTCTGACTTGTAGCTGAGACAAGCAAATCTGGTCCTGTTCGGGACAGCGGCGTAACTCGGCGGCAAGGTTGGCCCCTGATTCTCGTAAGTTATAGCGATAGTAACGGTGACGTGCGCACCGGCCGCGAATCGCAACTAACGAGTAGCCGGGCCACGAGATGAGAGGTATGAACTATCTCGTGGCGATGGAAGCCGCCTGGTTGGTCCGTGACGTGAAAGACATCGACGACGCCATCGGCGTCGCCGTGAGTGAGGCCGGCAAGCGGCTCAACGAGGCCGAGATGGACTACGTCGAAGTCGAAGTCGGCGCGACGGGTTGTCCGGCCTGTGGCGAGCCGTTCGACTCGGCCTTCATCGCC from Halomicroarcula saliterrae carries:
- a CDS encoding phosphopentomutase/phosphoglucosamine mutase, coding for MKLFGTAGIRGRVDERVTPELALRVGRAAGQDGNEFVVGHDGRVTSPALADGLASGLVSAGVDVVRVGQVPTPALAYASRGRRGVMVTASHNPPTDNGLKLFVDGREYGDEAEGRITERVEAGVDTAAWDRWGDSKPETVLPLYRDAVADYARQHGGGPERLTVAVDCGNGMAGVATPQVLRELGAEVVATEANVDGHFPARGSKPTPDTLAQFRSFVAEAGVDLGFAHDGDADRIVVVDDEGGIVHEDTVVAMLAEHYTRASDAADPVVVTTPNASGRIDERVRAAGGRVERVRLGALHEGIARERREAGSDDEVTEVVFAAEPWKHVHPAFGGWIDGVASAAVLTRLLAAEGLGRRRAAITERPYRKVSVDCPDSHKPAVMAALESALPDAFPEGDVATEHGVRLAFSDGSWALVRPSGTEPYVRLYAESDDVDALAERVREVVESAVEDAR
- the psmB gene encoding archaeal proteasome endopeptidase complex subunit beta, translating into MNEPNTPFSQPQTADEFQTDPYEPEVGSLPDRSGQDTEKVNKTGTTTIGITTSEGVVIATDMRASLGGRFVSNKNVQKVEEIHPTAALTLVGSVGGAQSFIRSLRAEVNLYEARRGENMSMQALSTLAGNFARGGPFFAINPILGGVDDDGHHVYSIDPAGGVMQDDYTVTGSGLTVAYGTLEDRYEDDMTNEEAKEVAAAAINAAAERDTGSGNGVYLADVTAEGVDINGYDFDELL
- a CDS encoding DUF555 domain-containing protein, whose product is MNYLVAMEAAWLVRDVKDIDDAIGVAVSEAGKRLNEAEMDYVEVEVGATGCPACGEPFDSAFIAADTALVGLVLEMDVFNAESTEHAQRIAKSEIGGALRDVPLKVIEVFETEESDDAEAEA